A genomic stretch from Rubripirellula reticaptiva includes:
- a CDS encoding ATP-binding cassette domain-containing protein, protein MPLVSLDDLSIGFRGPLLLDGVSAVIERGEKIGLLGRNGAGKTTLLRMFDGEVVPDHGAITFAPHSKVARLTQDVPTGWSGTVTSIVTEGQQGYDDPETQWQVDHAVESTLSKMELDGDALFEKLSSGMKRRVLLARAIAMEPDVLLLDEPTNHLDIESILWLENFLKRFRQTLVFITHDRSFLQSLATRIWEIDRGRMFDWSCDYTTFLQRKEAALAAEEKQNALFDKKLAQEEVWIRQGIKARRTRNEGRVRALKQLRLQRGDRQSIEGKAKLNLQEAARSGALVADIKEISFSYGDRVILSDFSTTLMRGDRVGIMGPNGAGKTTLLKLLLGQLEPDSGTVKLGTNLQVSYFDQLRDTLDPELTVQENVGDGSDKVLIGDKSKHIVGYLTDFLFTPDRARTKVKYLSGGERNRALLAKLMTKPANVIVLDEPTNDLDSETLDLLEEQLIDFKGTVLMVSHDRTFLNNVVTSTIVYEEGGVKEYDGGYDDWKAALARREQAEKENPPAKPKAKPNASAPKPPAAKKLSFKDKHELEKMPQRIEKLESAIAAINNTMADPAYYQKGGPHITQDAAKLKDLQTELTALYARWEELES, encoded by the coding sequence ATGCCTCTCGTTTCGCTCGACGATCTTTCCATCGGTTTTCGCGGTCCCCTGCTACTCGACGGCGTCTCGGCGGTAATTGAACGAGGCGAAAAAATCGGCCTGCTAGGACGCAACGGTGCCGGCAAAACGACGCTGCTTCGCATGTTTGACGGTGAAGTCGTGCCCGATCACGGAGCGATCACGTTTGCGCCGCATTCCAAAGTCGCTCGCTTGACGCAAGATGTGCCCACGGGCTGGAGCGGCACCGTCACGTCGATCGTGACCGAGGGACAACAGGGGTATGACGATCCGGAAACTCAGTGGCAAGTCGATCACGCGGTCGAGTCGACGCTTTCGAAAATGGAACTCGACGGCGACGCCCTGTTCGAAAAACTTTCCAGTGGCATGAAACGCCGCGTCCTATTGGCTCGCGCGATCGCGATGGAGCCCGATGTACTATTGCTTGACGAACCCACCAACCACTTGGACATCGAGTCGATTCTGTGGCTGGAAAACTTTCTGAAACGGTTCCGCCAAACATTGGTCTTCATCACGCACGACCGTTCGTTTTTGCAAAGTTTGGCAACACGGATCTGGGAAATCGACCGTGGCCGCATGTTCGACTGGTCATGTGACTACACGACATTCTTGCAGCGGAAAGAAGCGGCGCTAGCGGCCGAAGAGAAACAGAACGCTCTATTCGACAAAAAGCTGGCCCAAGAAGAAGTCTGGATTCGCCAGGGCATCAAGGCTCGCCGAACCCGCAACGAAGGACGTGTTCGCGCGCTGAAGCAACTACGTCTGCAACGCGGTGACCGGCAGTCGATCGAAGGCAAAGCGAAATTGAACTTGCAAGAAGCCGCTCGCAGCGGTGCCTTGGTGGCAGACATCAAAGAGATCTCGTTCAGCTATGGCGATCGCGTCATCCTCAGCGATTTTTCAACGACCCTGATGCGCGGCGATCGTGTCGGCATCATGGGCCCCAACGGTGCTGGAAAAACGACACTGTTGAAACTGTTGCTTGGACAGTTGGAACCGGACTCCGGTACCGTCAAGCTTGGCACGAACCTACAAGTTTCTTACTTTGACCAGCTTCGCGACACGCTCGACCCCGAACTAACGGTTCAAGAAAACGTCGGCGATGGTAGCGACAAGGTTCTGATCGGTGACAAATCAAAACACATCGTCGGCTACCTGACTGACTTTCTTTTCACTCCCGATCGAGCGCGGACAAAAGTGAAGTACTTGTCGGGCGGGGAACGCAACCGGGCACTACTCGCCAAGCTGATGACGAAACCAGCCAACGTGATCGTGCTCGACGAACCGACGAATGACCTGGACAGCGAAACGTTGGATTTGCTCGAAGAACAACTGATCGATTTCAAAGGCACTGTTTTGATGGTCAGCCATGACCGGACGTTCCTGAATAATGTCGTCACTAGCACGATCGTCTACGAAGAAGGCGGCGTGAAGGAATACGACGGAGGTTACGACGACTGGAAAGCTGCGTTGGCACGTCGCGAGCAAGCGGAAAAGGAGAATCCACCGGCAAAGCCGAAAGCCAAACCCAACGCTTCGGCACCTAAGCCGCCCGCCGCGAAGAAACTTTCTTTCAAAGACAAGCACGAACTCGAAAAGATGCCCCAGCGAATAGAGAAGTTGGAATCGGCAATCGCGGCGATCAACAACACGATGGCGGACCCGGCTTATTACCAAAAAGGCGGCCCACACATCACGCAAGATGCGGCCAAACTGAAAGACTTGCAAACGGAACTGACCGCTCTTTACGCACGCTGGGAAGAACTGGAGTCCTAG
- a CDS encoding PSD1 and planctomycete cytochrome C domain-containing protein — MHRHWYLVCLLAASSASIFADDSLDFNRDIRPLLSENCLICHGPDEEERAAGLRLDTAEGSREDLGGYAAIVPGDADASELLVRLTTNDEDLRMPPEGKGRKFTGEEIDRIRSWIEQGGDYAGHWSYEPLHRPALPSPSDAWISDWAKNPIDDFIGQRLVSEGLSPSPAADRLTLARRVSIDLTGLPPAWTEAKQFAGDDREDAYEAYVDRLLAKPSFGERWARTWLDLARYADSAGYADDPPRTIWAYRDYVIESLNQNKPFDQFTIEQIAGDLLDEPTDEQLIATAFHRNTTTNNEGGTNDEEFRNVAIVDRVNTTMAVWMGTTMACAQCHTHKFDPITHHDYFSFFAFFNNTEDNDQRDERPTIEFWTDAERQTKHSLQAKVDDLKNELGEIEKSDDAYEAKNKQLAAAKKKLNQFKPAKTVPVMRSVAGDKLRKTHIQIRGNYTSLGDEVSAATPAAFPSLPDDAPRDRLTLARWLVADNNPLTPRVIANRHWEEIFGTGIVSTSEEFGSQGELPSHPELLDWLAAELRDSGWDLKHLLRLLVTSATYRQSSVTTPAMVDLDPANRWLARGPRFRASAEVVRDQALFAAGILSDKMFGPPVNPPQPNLGLKAAFGGNTDWTTSDGDDRYRRGIYTMWRRSSPYPSMAQFDAPSRETCTVRRIRTNTPLQALVTLNDPVYVEAAQALARLTVASTTSNEDRITLAFERCLTRPPHEAEIARLCELVGKVQSHYQDRPDEANAMATQPLGELPVDADAGELAAWTVACNVILNLDEMLMKP, encoded by the coding sequence ATGCATCGGCACTGGTACCTCGTGTGTTTACTTGCCGCTTCGAGCGCATCGATTTTTGCGGACGACTCGCTCGACTTCAATCGCGACATTCGGCCATTGCTGTCCGAAAACTGCTTGATTTGCCACGGTCCTGACGAAGAAGAACGGGCTGCCGGCCTGCGGCTTGATACCGCCGAAGGTTCTCGCGAAGACTTAGGAGGTTACGCGGCCATTGTGCCCGGCGACGCCGATGCGAGCGAACTGCTGGTGCGATTGACGACCAATGACGAAGACCTGCGGATGCCGCCGGAAGGCAAAGGACGCAAGTTTACCGGCGAGGAAATCGACCGCATTCGGAGCTGGATCGAACAGGGCGGCGACTACGCAGGGCACTGGTCCTACGAACCTCTGCACCGCCCTGCCCTGCCCTCCCCTTCTGATGCGTGGATTTCGGATTGGGCCAAAAATCCGATCGACGATTTCATCGGCCAGCGACTCGTTTCCGAAGGCCTATCACCCTCGCCCGCTGCTGATCGTCTGACATTAGCGCGCCGTGTCTCGATCGATTTGACGGGGCTTCCGCCGGCCTGGACCGAAGCGAAACAGTTTGCCGGCGATGATCGCGAAGATGCTTACGAAGCGTACGTGGACCGGCTGCTAGCGAAACCAAGCTTTGGCGAGCGTTGGGCGCGAACATGGCTCGACTTGGCTCGCTATGCCGATTCAGCCGGCTACGCCGACGACCCACCGCGAACGATCTGGGCGTACCGCGACTACGTGATCGAGTCGCTGAACCAGAATAAACCGTTCGACCAATTCACGATCGAACAGATCGCCGGCGACTTGCTCGACGAGCCCACGGACGAACAACTGATCGCGACCGCTTTCCATCGAAACACCACGACCAACAACGAAGGCGGAACCAACGACGAAGAGTTTCGAAACGTCGCCATCGTTGACCGAGTCAACACGACCATGGCAGTGTGGATGGGAACCACCATGGCGTGCGCCCAGTGCCACACTCACAAGTTTGACCCGATCACCCATCACGACTATTTCAGCTTCTTTGCGTTCTTCAACAACACCGAAGACAACGACCAGCGAGACGAGCGTCCGACTATCGAATTTTGGACTGACGCAGAACGCCAGACAAAGCATTCGCTGCAAGCCAAAGTTGATGACCTGAAAAACGAACTCGGCGAGATCGAAAAATCCGACGATGCCTACGAGGCCAAGAACAAACAACTCGCAGCCGCTAAAAAGAAACTCAATCAATTCAAACCCGCCAAGACCGTACCGGTGATGCGATCGGTGGCGGGCGACAAACTCCGAAAAACACACATCCAAATCCGCGGCAATTACACCAGCCTGGGCGACGAAGTCAGCGCGGCGACGCCGGCCGCATTTCCATCGCTGCCCGATGATGCACCGCGCGACCGCCTGACGCTGGCCCGATGGTTGGTCGCGGACAACAATCCGCTAACGCCGCGAGTGATCGCTAACCGTCACTGGGAAGAAATCTTCGGCACCGGTATCGTCTCCACGAGCGAAGAATTCGGGTCCCAGGGCGAGCTACCTTCGCACCCTGAATTACTAGACTGGTTGGCCGCTGAACTACGCGACAGCGGCTGGGATCTAAAGCATTTGCTACGCCTGCTAGTCACATCGGCGACCTATCGGCAATCCTCGGTTACAACGCCTGCGATGGTCGATCTAGATCCCGCCAACCGATGGCTGGCCCGAGGACCAAGATTCCGTGCATCGGCTGAAGTCGTTCGCGACCAAGCTCTCTTTGCGGCCGGAATTCTGTCGGACAAGATGTTTGGACCACCGGTCAATCCGCCTCAGCCAAACCTTGGCTTGAAAGCTGCCTTTGGTGGCAACACGGACTGGACGACGAGCGACGGCGACGACCGATATCGCCGTGGAATCTACACGATGTGGCGTCGCTCGAGCCCCTATCCTTCGATGGCCCAATTTGATGCCCCCAGTCGCGAAACTTGCACAGTACGGCGAATCCGCACGAACACTCCGCTGCAAGCACTGGTGACCCTCAACGACCCTGTTTATGTCGAAGCCGCGCAAGCTTTGGCACGATTGACCGTCGCATCGACGACATCCAACGAAGACCGTATCACGCTCGCGTTCGAACGTTGCTTGACTCGGCCGCCACACGAAGCCGAAATCGCGCGCCTTTGCGAATTGGTAGGGAAAGTACAATCGCACTATCAAGACCGCCCCGATGAAGCGAATGCAATGGCGACGCAGCCTCTTGGCGAGTTGCCTGTCGACGCGGACGCTGGCGAGTTAGCGGCTTGGACCGTTGCGTGCAATGTAATCCTGAACCTCGATGAAATGCTGATGAAGCCGTAG
- a CDS encoding DUF1501 domain-containing protein yields MNIHQQTRRHFFQHSTAGLGAIALSNLLRSDAGAARPADNPLAIQPSHFPAKAKRVIYLHMTGSPPNLDLFDHKPELTKRDDQDCPDEFLAGREFAFTSGTPKLMGSPRKWSQHGESGMWMSDAIPHFHGIADEMCVVHSMFTDQFNHAPAELLVYTGSPRTGRPSMGSWVTYGLGSENSDLPGFVVLISSGTQPNGGNNSFGSGFLPSVYQGVQCRSKGDPVLYSSDPAGMTRDLRRASLNALGDLNRMQAQQLGHPETMTRISQYELAFRMQASVPEVMNIADESKETLAAYGAVPGDSSLANNCLLARRLVESGVRFVQLFDWGWDFHGTGAATGLTDGLTKKCASMDKPVAALIQDLKARGLLEDTLVVWGGEFGRTPFREGRTAKSNVLGRDHYPDAFTMWMAGGGVKAGFEYGKSDELGFSVAENPVHVHDLQATILHLLGMNHEQLTYRFQGRDFRLTDVHGNVVPALLA; encoded by the coding sequence ATGAACATTCACCAACAGACACGGCGACATTTCTTCCAGCACTCCACGGCTGGTTTAGGCGCGATCGCGCTGTCGAATCTGCTGCGCAGCGATGCCGGCGCCGCTCGTCCAGCCGACAACCCGCTGGCGATTCAGCCCAGCCACTTTCCCGCCAAAGCCAAGCGGGTGATCTATTTGCACATGACGGGTTCACCGCCCAACTTGGACTTGTTCGACCACAAGCCTGAACTCACCAAACGCGACGACCAAGATTGCCCCGACGAGTTTCTCGCCGGCCGCGAATTTGCGTTCACCTCGGGCACGCCCAAGCTGATGGGCTCGCCACGAAAGTGGTCCCAGCACGGTGAATCGGGGATGTGGATGTCCGACGCGATTCCCCATTTCCACGGCATCGCCGACGAAATGTGTGTCGTCCACTCGATGTTCACCGACCAATTCAACCACGCGCCAGCCGAGTTATTGGTCTATACCGGATCGCCGCGGACGGGACGCCCGTCGATGGGATCGTGGGTGACTTACGGGCTGGGCAGCGAGAACTCGGACTTGCCCGGCTTTGTGGTTTTGATCAGCAGCGGGACTCAGCCCAACGGTGGCAACAACTCGTTCGGCAGCGGATTCCTGCCGTCGGTTTACCAGGGCGTGCAATGCCGATCCAAAGGCGACCCGGTTTTGTACTCATCCGATCCAGCGGGCATGACCCGCGATCTGCGCCGAGCCAGCCTGAATGCGCTAGGCGACCTAAACCGCATGCAAGCCCAACAACTGGGTCACCCTGAAACAATGACTCGAATCTCACAGTACGAGTTGGCGTTTCGCATGCAGGCATCGGTTCCCGAAGTGATGAACATCGCCGACGAATCGAAAGAAACGCTGGCAGCCTATGGCGCCGTGCCGGGTGATTCGAGTCTGGCGAACAACTGCCTGTTGGCACGCCGACTGGTTGAATCGGGAGTCCGTTTTGTGCAACTGTTCGATTGGGGATGGGACTTCCACGGCACCGGCGCGGCCACCGGGTTGACTGATGGACTGACCAAGAAATGTGCGTCGATGGACAAACCGGTTGCTGCACTGATCCAAGACTTAAAAGCACGCGGCCTGCTTGAAGATACTCTGGTCGTCTGGGGCGGCGAATTCGGACGGACGCCGTTTCGCGAAGGACGCACCGCCAAAAGCAACGTCCTGGGCCGCGACCACTATCCTGATGCGTTCACGATGTGGATGGCCGGTGGTGGTGTAAAGGCGGGATTCGAATACGGCAAGTCGGATGAACTAGGATTCAGCGTCGCCGAAAACCCCGTCCATGTGCATGACTTGCAAGCCACGATTTTGCACCTGTTGGGGATGAACCATGAACAATTGACCTACCGATTCCAAGGCCGCGACTTTCGACTGACCGACGTTCACGGCAACGTTGTGCCCGCCTTGCTGGCGTAG
- a CDS encoding metallophosphoesterase family protein has translation MSFHLIPSTRRQMLTATASVGAVAAMTLLGPFESQAAESGVESDPNFWALIADTHISEDASAVSRGVNMFDNFNRVIDSVLAETVRPVGAIINGDCAYLKGKPGDYANFKRCVDRLLAAGMSVHATMGNHDDRGNFYDAMSGGKAGETLVEGKHVTVIETSHANLFLVDSLQQVDHVTGELGSAQLDWLNAALAARSGKLAIIVGHHNPQVSPVEPGKLLTGLADTAALFDTMDRHSNVKAYVYGHTHDWKLTTTPGGTHLVNQPPSAYVFNPARPSGWTRLRLSPAAVQFQLVSVDTLHPQHGEQLQLAYASKAGTTLP, from the coding sequence ATGTCGTTTCATCTGATCCCGTCCACGCGACGTCAAATGTTGACTGCCACGGCTTCGGTTGGTGCGGTGGCCGCGATGACGTTGTTGGGGCCTTTCGAATCGCAAGCTGCCGAATCAGGTGTCGAGTCGGATCCCAATTTTTGGGCGCTGATTGCTGACACCCATATCTCGGAAGACGCTTCCGCGGTTTCTCGCGGTGTCAATATGTTCGACAATTTCAACCGAGTGATCGACTCGGTCCTGGCCGAAACGGTGCGGCCCGTCGGTGCAATCATCAACGGTGATTGCGCCTACCTGAAAGGTAAGCCCGGCGACTACGCGAACTTTAAACGATGCGTGGATCGATTGCTGGCGGCCGGTATGTCGGTGCATGCGACGATGGGCAATCACGACGACCGAGGGAATTTCTATGACGCGATGTCGGGTGGGAAAGCCGGCGAGACTCTTGTCGAGGGAAAGCACGTCACGGTCATTGAGACGTCGCACGCGAATCTGTTCCTGGTCGATTCGCTACAGCAGGTCGATCACGTCACCGGCGAACTGGGGTCGGCGCAACTCGATTGGCTTAACGCTGCCTTGGCCGCACGGTCTGGCAAGCTGGCGATCATCGTCGGGCACCACAATCCTCAGGTCTCGCCTGTCGAGCCAGGTAAGTTGCTGACGGGACTGGCCGACACGGCTGCATTGTTCGACACGATGGATCGTCATTCCAATGTGAAAGCCTACGTTTACGGTCACACGCACGATTGGAAGCTGACAACAACGCCTGGCGGTACTCACTTGGTGAATCAACCGCCGTCGGCATACGTGTTTAATCCCGCGCGGCCGAGCGGATGGACGCGACTTAGACTGAGTCCGGCTGCGGTTCAGTTTCAGTTGGTTTCGGTTGACACTTTGCACCCGCAACACGGCGAACAGCTTCAATTGGCCTACGCCAGCAAGGCGGGCACAACGTTGCCGTGA
- the ilvD gene encoding dihydroxy-acid dehydratase — protein sequence MNHPLNQYSSKITQPKSQGASQAMLYATGLTSEDMNKPQVGIGSVWYEGNSCNMHLLDLAADVKKAVTDVGMVGMRFNTIGVSDGISMGTDGMSYSLQSRDLIADSIETIMAAQWYDALIALPGCDKNMPGCLIAMGRLNRPAIMVYGGTIKPGICGGKKLDIVSAFQAYGEYVAGTITEEERAEIIRKSCPGAGACGGMYTANTMATAIEALGMSLPYSASIPAVDPDKKDECKRAGAAILELLKKDIKPRDIMTRAAFENAMVTVMALGGSTNAVLHLIAMARSVDVPLTLDDFQSVSDRIPFLADLKPSGKFVQEDLHSIGGTPAVMKYLLEKGLMDGSCMTCTGKTLAENVADLPGLKEGQTIVMPVEKPIKSSGHIRILKGSLAPEGAVAKITGKEGLIFTGPARCFDSEEDMLHALEDKKIQKGDVIVIRYEGPKGGPGMPEMLTPTSAIMGAGLGSDVAMLTDGRFSGGSHGFIVGHITPEAQEGGPIGLLHDGDICTINAETNRLDVDVSDAEMAKRKSAWTAPPLKATRGTLYKYIKTVKSASEGCVTDE from the coding sequence ATGAACCATCCGCTCAATCAATACAGCAGTAAAATCACGCAGCCTAAGTCACAGGGTGCGTCCCAGGCGATGCTGTACGCCACCGGGCTGACGTCCGAGGACATGAACAAGCCTCAGGTCGGAATCGGAAGCGTTTGGTACGAAGGCAACTCGTGCAACATGCACCTGTTGGATCTGGCCGCGGATGTCAAGAAAGCGGTCACCGATGTTGGCATGGTCGGCATGCGGTTCAACACAATCGGCGTGTCGGACGGTATCTCGATGGGCACCGACGGGATGAGCTACAGTCTGCAGTCTCGTGACCTGATCGCCGACTCGATCGAAACCATCATGGCGGCCCAGTGGTATGACGCGCTCATTGCGCTGCCGGGTTGTGACAAGAACATGCCCGGATGTTTGATCGCGATGGGGCGTTTGAATCGGCCCGCAATCATGGTCTACGGCGGAACGATCAAGCCCGGTATTTGTGGCGGCAAGAAGCTTGATATTGTCTCGGCGTTCCAGGCCTACGGCGAGTACGTCGCCGGGACGATCACCGAAGAAGAACGCGCGGAAATCATTCGCAAGAGTTGCCCCGGCGCTGGGGCCTGCGGTGGCATGTACACGGCCAACACGATGGCGACCGCTATTGAAGCGTTGGGCATGTCGCTGCCGTATTCGGCTAGTATCCCCGCCGTCGATCCGGACAAGAAGGACGAATGCAAGCGTGCCGGTGCGGCGATTCTTGAACTGTTAAAGAAAGACATCAAGCCACGCGACATCATGACTCGCGCCGCATTCGAAAATGCAATGGTGACCGTCATGGCACTTGGCGGCAGCACCAACGCCGTGCTGCACTTGATCGCGATGGCTCGGTCGGTCGACGTTCCGTTGACGCTAGATGACTTTCAATCCGTCAGCGACCGAATCCCGTTCTTGGCCGACCTGAAGCCAAGCGGAAAGTTTGTCCAAGAAGATCTTCATTCAATCGGAGGCACACCCGCGGTGATGAAGTATCTGCTTGAAAAGGGATTGATGGACGGTTCGTGCATGACGTGCACGGGCAAGACATTGGCCGAGAACGTTGCCGATTTGCCGGGCCTGAAGGAAGGGCAAACGATTGTGATGCCGGTGGAAAAACCGATCAAATCGAGCGGCCACATCCGCATCCTAAAGGGCTCGCTCGCTCCCGAAGGTGCGGTCGCCAAAATCACTGGCAAGGAAGGACTCATCTTCACCGGCCCAGCACGTTGCTTTGACAGCGAAGAAGACATGCTGCATGCCCTCGAGGACAAGAAAATTCAAAAAGGCGATGTCATCGTGATTCGTTACGAAGGGCCCAAGGGCGGCCCAGGCATGCCTGAGATGTTGACTCCTACCAGTGCTATCATGGGCGCTGGACTAGGCAGCGATGTGGCGATGTTGACGGACGGCCGTTTCAGTGGCGGCAGTCACGGTTTCATCGTCGGGCACATCACGCCCGAAGCACAAGAAGGTGGTCCAATTGGATTGTTGCATGATGGTGACATCTGCACGATCAATGCAGAAACCAACCGTCTGGACGTTGATGTCAGCGACGCGGAAATGGCCAAACGTAAATCTGCTTGGACGGCACCTCCACTGAAGGCGACTCGCGGGACGCTGTACAAGTACATCAAGACCGTCAAAAGTGCCAGCGAAGGCTGCGTTACGGACGAATGA
- a CDS encoding alpha/beta fold hydrolase, translating into MNTSTKWLAFAFLFFSVLTADVSIAAENEPRPQRFQLQARASEIDARTREYPAIDFVFEKDGKPQDVQHAAVDTRVESQGKLVIWLMGHNERLFERVNSYGLHAIQVSYANRWFGKLCQPKPASAMARGNVRLEAATGEDFSDELDLARPDGAAERAFQFVKWLAIKNEAGNWNQFLTDDGDHLRWDKVIVAGSSHGSTTAARFAKHQRVDRVVMLCGPRDQDQDWQSIESATSANRFFGFSHVLDGGWTGDHYCRSWELLGMNESGPIVNVDNSAAPYGNTRRLISSADVGKDANRAHSSVQPGNSSPKDADGNFLYEPVWRYLFTHPVGEVGEVTPIDDGCLKEHVKY; encoded by the coding sequence ATGAACACTTCAACAAAATGGCTTGCGTTTGCATTTCTGTTTTTTTCGGTCTTGACCGCTGATGTCTCGATAGCGGCGGAAAATGAGCCTAGGCCGCAGCGGTTTCAGTTGCAGGCACGAGCGAGCGAGATCGATGCTCGAACACGAGAGTATCCTGCCATCGACTTTGTGTTCGAGAAAGACGGAAAGCCTCAAGACGTACAGCATGCGGCGGTTGATACGCGAGTCGAGTCGCAGGGCAAGTTGGTGATTTGGTTGATGGGGCACAACGAACGGTTGTTCGAACGCGTCAACAGTTATGGACTGCACGCGATCCAGGTCAGCTATGCGAACCGCTGGTTCGGCAAGCTCTGTCAGCCCAAACCGGCCAGCGCGATGGCACGAGGAAACGTGCGATTGGAAGCCGCGACTGGCGAAGACTTCAGCGATGAATTGGATTTGGCTCGTCCCGACGGGGCGGCCGAGCGAGCGTTTCAGTTTGTTAAATGGTTGGCAATCAAGAACGAAGCGGGGAATTGGAATCAGTTCTTGACTGATGATGGCGACCATCTTCGCTGGGACAAAGTCATCGTCGCCGGCAGTTCACACGGCAGCACCACGGCGGCTCGGTTTGCCAAACACCAACGAGTCGACCGGGTCGTGATGCTGTGCGGACCTCGTGACCAAGATCAGGATTGGCAATCGATTGAATCGGCGACGTCCGCCAATCGCTTCTTTGGTTTCAGCCACGTGCTCGACGGTGGCTGGACCGGTGACCATTACTGTCGATCATGGGAATTACTGGGGATGAATGAATCCGGACCGATCGTTAACGTCGATAACTCGGCCGCTCCCTATGGCAATACTCGTCGACTGATTTCATCAGCCGACGTTGGCAAAGACGCTAATCGAGCTCACTCGTCGGTCCAGCCCGGAAACTCGTCGCCCAAGGATGCTGACGGCAATTTCTTGTATGAACCTGTCTGGCGTTATCTGTTCACTCATCCGGTCGGAGAAGTCGGCGAAGTCACGCCAATCGACGACGGATGCTTGAAAGAACACGTCAAGTACTGA
- a CDS encoding 3-keto-disaccharide hydrolase has protein sequence MKRLVWMATVALLFALPCPTPAQNPATTPIEDFQSESLPLFDGHSLAGWEGNAYWFRIEPDAVNGNAIVAGRLDEKIPHNEFLCTTQNYDNFELRYDVKLVGEGKNAGVQFRSKRVSGSTEVSGYQADAGEAWKRPVWGALYDESRRKKMLAEGDKDAVVKLVKKDDWNSLRVICRDKHIEIYLNGEKTIDYTEDDESIPTFGLIGLQIHSGPPTEAWYRNIRVRQL, from the coding sequence ATGAAACGACTTGTTTGGATGGCCACTGTCGCATTATTGTTTGCCCTGCCCTGCCCTACCCCTGCTCAGAATCCAGCGACCACGCCGATTGAGGATTTCCAGTCTGAATCGTTGCCTTTGTTTGACGGACATTCGCTGGCGGGATGGGAAGGCAACGCTTATTGGTTTCGAATTGAACCAGACGCGGTCAATGGAAACGCAATCGTAGCGGGCCGATTGGACGAGAAGATTCCGCATAACGAATTCCTGTGCACGACTCAGAATTACGACAACTTTGAGCTTCGCTATGACGTCAAACTGGTCGGCGAAGGCAAAAACGCGGGCGTCCAGTTTCGGTCTAAACGAGTCAGCGGCAGCACCGAGGTGTCGGGCTACCAAGCGGACGCGGGCGAAGCCTGGAAGCGTCCGGTTTGGGGCGCTCTGTACGACGAATCACGCCGCAAGAAAATGCTAGCTGAAGGCGACAAGGATGCTGTTGTCAAATTAGTCAAGAAAGACGACTGGAATTCGTTGCGAGTGATTTGCCGCGACAAGCATATCGAAATTTACTTGAACGGCGAAAAGACAATCGACTACACCGAAGATGACGAATCAATTCCGACGTTCGGTTTGATCGGACTGCAAATCCACAGCGGGCCGCCCACCGAAGCCTGGTACCGCAACATTCGAGTGCGACAACTCTAG
- a CDS encoding HAD family hydrolase codes for MKPETDIRFVYFDLGNILLSFDIGVAHANLAKLFGVSETDAKAAVYDSGLEDRFEHGEFTPDEFAAQVCKAIGATGNPPPAGEVLDAISDMFTPIAPMTGIMDKVKKSGRGVGILSNTCDAHWDWVIRQNYDVMNADLDVTILSYEVGAMKPASRIYEESEKLAGVLPSQILFIDDKQENVDAAVARGWQARQCFGGEEAIRVLGNFGLWATDDQ; via the coding sequence ATGAAACCCGAGACCGACATTCGATTTGTCTACTTTGACCTTGGCAACATTCTGCTGTCGTTCGACATCGGCGTCGCGCATGCGAACTTGGCGAAACTGTTCGGAGTCTCAGAAACCGACGCTAAAGCTGCGGTCTATGACAGCGGACTAGAAGACCGTTTCGAACACGGCGAATTCACTCCCGACGAATTTGCGGCACAGGTTTGCAAAGCGATCGGAGCCACCGGCAACCCGCCGCCTGCGGGCGAAGTACTCGATGCGATCAGCGACATGTTCACGCCAATTGCGCCGATGACCGGCATCATGGACAAAGTCAAGAAAAGCGGTCGAGGCGTCGGGATTTTATCGAACACCTGCGACGCGCATTGGGACTGGGTCATTCGGCAAAACTATGATGTGATGAATGCTGACCTGGACGTGACCATCCTGAGTTACGAAGTCGGCGCAATGAAGCCAGCCTCGCGGATCTATGAAGAATCCGAAAAGCTCGCCGGTGTTTTACCGAGCCAGATCTTGTTCATTGACGACAAGCAAGAAAACGTGGACGCGGCTGTTGCTCGCGGGTGGCAGGCGAGACAGTGCTTCGGGGGCGAGGAAGCGATTCGCGTGCTGGGCAATTTCGGGCTGTGGGCGACAGACGATCAGTAA